A segment of the Candidatus Lokiarchaeota archaeon genome:
AGCAATCGATTGTGTAGATATCCAAGATTACCGCCGGCCTATAGCAAAGCAAGTCTTCCGCAATCTCCTAGGTCGTGCATATATGACTGGCCGGGAAGTAGCAACATTAACCGGAATAATCCGCAAATTCAAGGAATTGGCCTGTGATAGTGAGCCGGAGGATTAGTATGTACCATATCCTAGTTTTCGGCGGAGCTCAGGATCGATTTCATCAAATTCAATCCTACATGAAGTTGGAAGCTTGTATGAGGCCTTCTTCAGGGCTTTCCTTGCATCTTTTAGGCTCTCCCGATTACATCGCACAGTAAGAATCGCCTGATGCCTGTCCACTCTTGCGGCCCTTCCAATAACCTTCCCAAATGCTTTCCGCATACCATCTTGAACACGGTCTGCACCTGCTCCTGAAATCATTTTGTTCTCCCTGAGGAAATGGAAAGGCTTGATTCTTACCCGCAGATGGTATTTTGGACGAGTTACATTACGAAGTAGCCATCTATTAGCGGCGACACGAGCTGCTTCAAGTGAATGATGTCGTATCTGGCAGGTTTGAAGAGCCACCAATGATATCTTGATTTCGAAGTCTCCCTTTGTGTTTCCCATGTCAAAGCTTGTTATCCTCATGGGTGGTTGTCGATGTATGTACTTCTTGCGTACAAAGGGGGGACGGTCTTGAAGTCTGTAACAATGTCCGGGTCGTCTTCCCATTCTACTTCACCTAGTTGTTTGGTCTGAGGCCTTATGCAGCCAACTTATAGCCGCACACTTTGTGAAATCAATAAAAGGATTGCGGCATGGAGGGCGAAAGGTGTTCCAAACCATATATGGAGGATAACTAGCAAAACAGGAAACAGAATCTAATTCAACAGCGCGGCAATCATAAACGGAAAAATGATTGTTGCGTCGCCAATCACCGTCTCAAAAGCACCAGTTTCCTGCACTTTCTCCCATGATACGCCTTCTTTAAGTGGTGCACCACCGAGACTCCCCCCTTCCGGCCGATCTAGAGTTATTTGTATTGCAAGATCCAACCCACCTCTCAAGATGGTGCTACCCATTGTGAAATGCTTCGTAAGTCCACCGCCCAAAATCACTGCACCGGTACGGTTAGCTGACTGCACCATTTTACCCAAAATTCTCATATCTTTGACAAAATCCAGTGAGCACATCTTTGTAGTACTGTATGTGTACAAATGAAAGCCAAGCATGGAATCAATCAAACCAGGTGAAAAGATGGGAACATCTGCTTTCGCAGCCTGAAAGGTAATAGAGTTTTCATCATTCAAAGAAAGCCCAAGTTTGTAAAGGAACTCGCTTGGTGATATATTCGTTCTTTGTTTCTGAGGAAGACTGTCAAGGAAATCATAGATTTTTCCTTCAAAAAGCTCGAAATCATCATCCCGAACGGTTATGTCTGCAATGCGACCCAATCCTCCTTTTCGTAATTCGCCATCAGTTTTCCCCCCTGGAACTCTGTAGTGTGAACCAC
Coding sequences within it:
- a CDS encoding 50S ribosomal protein L16, which codes for MGRRPGHCYRLQDRPPFVRKKYIHRQPPMRITSFDMGNTKGDFEIKISLVALQTCQIRHHSLEAARVAANRWLLRNVTRPKYHLRVRIKPFHFLRENKMISGAGADRVQDGMRKAFGKVIGRAARVDRHQAILTVRCNRESLKDARKALKKASYKLPTSCRIEFDEIDPELRRKLGYGTY
- a CDS encoding deoxyhypusine synthase, whose translation is MLFQLVNRMDKVEHIDPRSESSAKEIIHSMRKIGVLGAGRLGRSMAILERIVNEPQCFTFLAMSGPMVPGGLRLVITRLVENGMVDAIVTSGANIVHDLIEAYGGSHYRVPGGKTDGELRKGGLGRIADITVRDDDFELFEGKIYDFLDSLPQKQRTNISPSEFLYKLGLSLNDENSITFQAAKADVPIFSPGLIDSMLGFHLYTYSTTKMCSLDFVKDMRILGKMVQSANRTGAVILGGGLTKHFTMGSTILRGGLDLAIQITLDRPEGGSLGGAPLKEGVSWEKVQETGAFETVIGDATIIFPFMIAALLN